One Solirubrobacterales bacterium genomic window carries:
- a CDS encoding EAL domain-containing protein, whose amino-acid sequence MERNSDEGRIAEEARVRDQFGRALLERAAASPPVADRRTDELRAFESEDGYLKIWRRVIRHGSVVGVTIGLIATLIALLEQLSGRALVTSETLAGVHPTALLTLVLLLLLGTAIVSLIETPVSPWRRRLADLLAGLVCLLALAGFAAILLLGDPVAWRDTGFFRDPSMAALLLSALVGVGLLAVDRSPPGSSVEFWLVLTIGLVAEVGFLSRGYRVPEVSETISLDLSLIGLFGGAMLIFAYLALRPRRGLAGFLGATGAGPAMARLLAPVVLAIPFVLTMGRELAGLALSEPSELIWLIDEIIVVTSLFLIVTYASRRLQVYFEDWREAADELSEQAGVLSAMAEGVALLKLEDERIVFTNPQFDRMHGYPPGAMLGESIHIIRPPDSTAEEVQDWRRVGRELLEDGRTEFETRSLRRDGTIIWCRSTSILTNDPRHGPVMIIVRSDITTEREAKEAGAVAEARFRQVFEQSPIGLALVRPDGGFERVNRTFEEITGYPAAELEGMTFGEITHPDDLAEDVRQVAATFRGEIDGYQLEKRYIRKDGATVRVDLSVVMLRDESEDRNVALGMVQDVTERHELSRKLRFLADHDPLTGLFNRRRFSQELAGAVAAADGETGRGIAVMVIDIDNFKYINDRYGHTVGDRVIVQTGEVLRARMRIGDVIARQGGDEFVLLLTDIELGAVPGLAEDLVREISSKSRTEGPGFLPEVTVSIGVAVSIVLGSEDPERLIGAADLAMYEAKDAGRNGFRIFEPGERSGFSRGVNWFNRIREALDRDEFTLYCQPLVSLKGDPTPQFELLLRLPAPDREPVSPNAFMPVAERHNLVGEIDRWVARQAISMLRECGPSCPTRLFVNLSGQSVGDMELVAMIEDELHRAGVDPGRLVFEITETSAIADIDRARRFTSEMSRVGCQMALDDFGAGFASFYYLKHVAADYIKIDGEFIRNLVDDPTSQHLVRALTDLGRGLGKRVVAEHLEDQAAIELLVGYGVDYVQGFHFGHPGPATIETLTAARELGPAG is encoded by the coding sequence GTGGAGAGAAACTCAGACGAGGGTCGGATCGCGGAGGAGGCGCGGGTCAGGGATCAGTTCGGCCGGGCCCTGCTTGAACGTGCCGCCGCGTCTCCCCCGGTCGCCGACCGCCGTACCGACGAGCTCCGGGCGTTCGAGTCGGAGGATGGCTATCTGAAGATCTGGCGCCGGGTGATCAGGCACGGGTCCGTGGTCGGGGTCACGATCGGCCTGATCGCCACCCTGATCGCCCTGCTGGAGCAGCTCTCCGGTCGAGCCCTGGTGACCAGCGAAACCCTGGCCGGTGTTCATCCGACCGCGCTGCTCACCCTGGTCCTGTTGCTGCTGCTCGGCACGGCGATCGTCAGCCTGATCGAGACGCCGGTTTCGCCGTGGCGTCGTCGGCTGGCCGACCTCCTGGCCGGGCTGGTCTGCCTGCTGGCGCTGGCCGGTTTCGCCGCGATCCTCCTGCTCGGCGATCCGGTTGCATGGCGCGATACCGGTTTCTTTCGGGATCCGTCGATGGCGGCCCTGCTGCTTTCGGCCCTGGTGGGGGTGGGTCTGCTGGCGGTCGATCGCAGCCCCCCGGGGTCGAGCGTGGAGTTCTGGCTGGTCCTGACAATCGGGCTGGTGGCGGAGGTCGGGTTCCTCAGCCGCGGGTATCGGGTTCCCGAGGTCTCCGAGACGATATCCCTCGACCTCTCCCTGATCGGCCTGTTCGGGGGAGCGATGCTGATCTTCGCCTACCTTGCGCTCAGGCCCCGTCGAGGACTGGCCGGGTTCCTCGGCGCGACCGGGGCAGGACCGGCGATGGCCCGGCTGCTCGCCCCGGTGGTTCTGGCGATCCCCTTCGTGCTGACGATGGGTCGGGAACTGGCCGGGCTGGCCCTGTCCGAACCGTCGGAGCTGATCTGGCTGATCGACGAGATCATCGTGGTCACCTCACTGTTCCTGATCGTCACCTACGCCTCCCGCCGGCTCCAGGTCTACTTTGAAGACTGGCGCGAGGCGGCCGACGAACTCAGTGAGCAGGCAGGGGTGCTGTCCGCGATGGCCGAGGGGGTCGCCCTGCTGAAGCTCGAGGACGAACGGATCGTTTTCACCAATCCGCAGTTCGACCGCATGCACGGCTACCCCCCGGGCGCGATGCTCGGCGAATCGATCCACATCATCCGTCCGCCGGACTCCACCGCCGAAGAGGTTCAGGACTGGCGTCGGGTTGGCCGGGAGCTGCTCGAAGACGGCCGGACCGAGTTTGAAACCCGGTCGCTGCGCCGGGACGGAACGATCATCTGGTGCCGGTCGACCTCGATCCTGACCAACGACCCCCGGCACGGTCCGGTGATGATAATCGTCAGGAGCGACATCACCACCGAGCGCGAGGCGAAGGAAGCCGGTGCGGTGGCCGAAGCCAGGTTCCGCCAGGTGTTCGAGCAGAGCCCGATCGGCCTCGCCCTGGTCCGGCCCGACGGTGGTTTCGAACGGGTCAACCGAACCTTCGAGGAGATCACCGGCTACCCGGCCGCCGAACTCGAGGGCATGACCTTCGGCGAGATCACCCACCCCGACGACCTGGCCGAGGACGTGAGACAGGTAGCCGCCACATTCAGGGGCGAGATCGACGGTTATCAGCTCGAGAAGCGCTACATCCGCAAGGACGGTGCGACGGTGCGGGTTGACCTGAGCGTGGTGATGCTGCGCGACGAGTCCGAGGACCGGAACGTGGCGCTGGGCATGGTCCAGGACGTGACCGAGCGGCACGAACTGAGCCGCAAGCTGCGCTTTCTGGCCGACCACGATCCGCTGACCGGGCTCTTCAACCGTCGGCGCTTCTCGCAGGAACTCGCCGGGGCGGTGGCTGCCGCGGACGGCGAGACCGGGCGTGGAATCGCGGTGATGGTCATCGACATCGACAACTTCAAGTACATCAACGACCGGTACGGCCACACGGTTGGTGACCGGGTGATCGTCCAGACCGGGGAGGTGCTGCGGGCCAGGATGCGGATTGGTGACGTGATCGCCCGGCAGGGGGGCGACGAGTTCGTACTACTGCTGACCGACATCGAGCTCGGTGCCGTCCCGGGGCTGGCCGAGGATCTGGTGAGGGAGATCTCCTCGAAATCCCGGACCGAGGGTCCGGGATTTCTGCCGGAGGTGACGGTCAGCATCGGTGTGGCGGTGAGCATCGTTCTCGGCAGCGAGGATCCGGAACGGCTGATCGGCGCCGCGGACCTCGCGATGTACGAGGCCAAGGATGCCGGGCGGAACGGCTTCCGGATCTTTGAACCGGGGGAGCGTTCCGGGTTCTCCCGTGGCGTGAACTGGTTCAACCGCATCAGGGAGGCGCTGGATCGGGATGAGTTCACGCTCTACTGCCAGCCCCTGGTGAGTCTCAAGGGCGACCCGACTCCGCAGTTCGAACTGCTGCTTCGGCTGCCCGCCCCAGACCGGGAGCCGGTTTCACCGAATGCCTTCATGCCGGTCGCCGAACGGCACAACCTGGTGGGCGAGATCGACCGCTGGGTGGCCCGGCAGGCGATCTCGATGTTGAGGGAGTGTGGCCCTTCCTGCCCGACCAGGCTCTTCGTCAACCTGTCGGGGCAGTCGGTCGGCGACATGGAGCTGGTGGCGATGATCGAGGACGAACTTCACCGCGCGGGAGTCGACCCCGGGCGGCTCGTTTTCGAGATCACCGAAACCAGCGCGATCGCCGATATCGACCGGGCCCGGCGCTTCACCTCGGAGATGTCCCGGGTCGGCTGCCAGATGGCGCTCGACGATTTCGGGGCGGGGTTCGCCTCGTTCTACTACCTCAAACATGTGGCCGCCGACTACATCAAGATCGACGGAGAGTTCATCCGCAACCTGGTCGACGATCCGACCAGCCAGCACCTGGTCCGGGCCCTCACGGACCTCGGGCGAGGCCTCGGCAAGCGGGTGGTGGCCGAGCATCTGGAAGACCAGGCGGCGATCGAACTGCTGGTCGGGTACGGGGTGGACTACGTGCAGGGCTTTCACTTCGGGCATCCCGGTCCGGCCACAATCGAGACGCTCACCGCGGCCAGAGAGCTCGGTCCTGCCGGCTGA
- a CDS encoding metal-dependent transcriptional regulator translates to MNAESTDRTTDDGPAGSSEAPSEGSLPLPEAPCVEMSEGVARYVLALFDLNHEGRPPTQAELARELKVSQPSALQMVRRIREMGLISAEDLSLTPQGTSAALVLTSRRTAARDLTHDVLGLDPAEAQAEAEHLASSATPAFGRKLVAWRARRG, encoded by the coding sequence TTGAACGCGGAATCGACCGACAGAACCACGGACGACGGCCCGGCTGGCAGTTCCGAAGCGCCGAGCGAGGGTTCGCTGCCGCTTCCGGAGGCCCCCTGCGTGGAGATGAGCGAGGGGGTCGCTCGCTACGTGCTGGCCCTGTTCGACCTGAATCATGAGGGCCGGCCACCGACCCAGGCGGAGCTCGCCCGGGAGCTCAAGGTCTCGCAGCCGTCCGCCCTGCAGATGGTGCGCCGGATCCGTGAAATGGGTCTGATCTCGGCCGAGGACCTGAGCCTCACCCCGCAGGGCACCAGCGCCGCCCTGGTCCTCACTTCCCGGAGAACCGCGGCCCGGGATCTCACCCACGACGTGCTCGGGCTGGACCCGGCCGAAGCCCAGGCCGAGGCCGAGCACCTCGCCTCCAGTGCGACCCCGGCCTTCGGCCGCAAGCTGGTTGCCTGGCGGGCCCGCCGAGGCTGA
- a CDS encoding ABC transporter substrate-binding protein, which translates to MIRKSLAFLLFAMLALGLATGCGSESSSDKSGGATGESTAAKDCSPEGLDTLKSGVLTIATDSPAYPPYFEDDDPSNGRGFESAVAYAIAGELGFTDSQVEWVKVPFNASYAPGEKKFDFDVNQISITAAREKVVTFSVPYYTANQAILVAKDSDLKDITSLDQLSDARIGVQIGTTSLEAVKESIDPATDPKVFDNSNDVVTALKQGQVDAVVLDLPTAIYLRDAELPGSRVLGQFEAEGGDQWGALMAKDSPLATCVNKAIESLESSGRLEEITNKWMSESAAAPMLD; encoded by the coding sequence TTGATCAGAAAATCGCTTGCTTTCCTGCTTTTCGCCATGCTCGCGCTGGGCCTTGCCACGGGTTGTGGTTCGGAGTCATCCAGCGACAAGAGCGGGGGTGCAACCGGGGAAAGCACGGCCGCCAAGGACTGCAGTCCGGAGGGCCTGGACACGCTCAAGTCCGGGGTCCTGACGATCGCCACCGACAGCCCGGCCTATCCGCCCTACTTCGAAGACGACGATCCCAGCAACGGTCGTGGTTTCGAGAGCGCGGTGGCCTACGCGATCGCCGGGGAGCTTGGCTTCACCGATTCCCAGGTGGAGTGGGTCAAGGTTCCGTTCAACGCTTCGTACGCGCCGGGTGAAAAGAAGTTCGATTTTGACGTGAACCAGATCTCGATCACCGCGGCCCGGGAGAAGGTGGTCACCTTCTCGGTTCCGTACTACACCGCCAACCAGGCGATCCTGGTTGCCAAGGACTCGGACCTGAAGGACATCACCAGCCTCGACCAGCTCTCCGACGCCAGGATCGGGGTACAGATCGGGACCACCAGCCTGGAAGCGGTCAAGGAGTCGATCGACCCGGCGACCGACCCCAAGGTGTTCGACAACTCGAACGACGTGGTCACCGCCCTCAAGCAGGGTCAGGTTGACGCGGTTGTTCTCGATCTGCCGACCGCGATCTACCTGCGCGATGCCGAGCTGCCGGGTTCCCGGGTGCTGGGTCAGTTCGAGGCTGAAGGAGGCGATCAGTGGGGCGCTCTGATGGCCAAGGACTCGCCGCTCGCCACCTGCGTGAACAAGGCGATCGAGTCGCTCGAGTCGAGCGGGCGTCTGGAGGAGATCACCAACAAGTGGATGAGCGAGTCAGCCGCCGCGCCGATGCTGGACTGA
- a CDS encoding amino acid ABC transporter permease, which yields MVSSIVVLGGLLTAILTSSGWPDVRETFFSAESFRTNFPDILRGFWLDVKMFMAVEVIVLVLGLLIAVVRTSRNPALFPIRLLAAAYCDFFRGVPVILLVYLVGFGLPALELSGVPSNPIILACLALSLAYSSYVAEVYRAGIKSIHPSQIDSALAIGLTRIQALRHVVLPQAIRRVRPPLLNDFISLQKDVALVSVLGIAEAFRIAQIESLASFNYTPLLAAASLYLLVTIPMARLLDHITDREEINA from the coding sequence GTGGTCTCCTCGATCGTCGTCCTCGGCGGTCTGCTCACGGCGATCCTGACCAGCTCCGGCTGGCCGGACGTCCGTGAGACCTTCTTTTCGGCCGAGTCCTTCCGCACCAACTTTCCGGACATCCTGCGCGGGTTCTGGCTCGACGTGAAGATGTTCATGGCGGTAGAGGTGATCGTGCTCGTCCTTGGCCTCCTGATCGCCGTCGTCCGCACCAGCCGAAACCCGGCGCTTTTCCCGATCCGCCTGCTGGCCGCCGCCTACTGCGACTTCTTTCGTGGCGTTCCGGTGATCCTGCTGGTCTACCTGGTCGGTTTCGGACTGCCGGCACTTGAGCTCTCGGGGGTGCCGTCCAACCCGATCATCCTCGCCTGCCTCGCCCTCTCCCTCGCCTACAGCTCCTACGTGGCCGAGGTCTACCGGGCCGGGATCAAGTCGATCCACCCGAGCCAGATCGATTCCGCCCTGGCGATCGGCCTGACCCGGATTCAGGCCCTGCGACACGTGGTTCTGCCGCAGGCCATCCGTCGGGTCCGGCCACCCCTCCTGAATGACTTCATTTCGCTGCAGAAGGATGTCGCCCTGGTTTCGGTGCTGGGCATCGCCGAAGCCTTCCGGATCGCCCAGATCGAGTCGCTGGCCTCGTTCAACTACACCCCCCTGCTTGCCGCGGCCTCGCTCTACCTGCTGGTGACGATCCCGATGGCCCGTCTGCTGGATCACATCACCGACCGGGAGGAGATCAACGCATGA
- a CDS encoding amino acid ABC transporter ATP-binding protein has product MSDVVLDVAGVTKSFGERRVLRGIDLTVREHEAIALIGASGSGKSTLLRCIDLLVEIDDGDIFLDGEVITDPSVDPVAVRRKLGFVFQQFNLFPHMTVLDNVVLGAVRAHGLPRKEAEERGRELLERFGLGGREGDRPDRLSGGQQQRVALTRAFAGRPRVLLLDEVTSALDPELVGDVLETVRELKAEGMTMVLATHEMSFAREVADQVAFLHEGRIVELGDPKRVLTEPDQPETRQFLRRLLAAGRA; this is encoded by the coding sequence ATGAGCGACGTCGTCCTCGATGTGGCCGGGGTGACCAAGTCGTTCGGGGAGCGCCGGGTGCTCCGGGGCATCGACCTGACGGTCCGGGAGCATGAGGCGATCGCCCTGATCGGCGCTTCCGGTTCCGGCAAGTCGACCCTGCTGCGATGCATCGACCTGTTGGTCGAGATCGACGACGGCGACATCTTCCTCGACGGAGAGGTGATTACCGACCCGTCAGTGGATCCGGTCGCGGTTCGGCGCAAGCTCGGCTTCGTCTTTCAGCAGTTCAACCTGTTTCCCCACATGACCGTCCTCGACAACGTGGTCCTCGGCGCGGTCCGGGCGCACGGCCTGCCCCGCAAGGAGGCCGAGGAGCGGGGGCGGGAGCTACTCGAACGGTTCGGGCTCGGCGGGCGCGAGGGTGACCGGCCGGACCGGCTCTCCGGCGGACAGCAGCAGCGGGTGGCGCTCACCAGGGCCTTCGCCGGTCGGCCCCGGGTGCTCCTGCTGGACGAGGTGACCAGTGCCCTCGACCCGGAACTGGTCGGCGACGTGCTCGAAACGGTGCGGGAACTGAAGGCCGAGGGGATGACCATGGTGCTGGCCACCCACGAGATGAGCTTTGCCCGCGAGGTCGCCGACCAGGTCGCCTTTCTCCACGAGGGCCGGATCGTCGAGCTCGGTGACCCGAAGCGGGTGCTCACGGAACCTGACCAACCGGAGACCCGACAGTTCCTCCGGCGCCTGCTGGCCGCCGGCCGAGCCTGA
- a CDS encoding S8 family serine peptidase: protein MSVRRVIALLACLLAPVGIQTASAAADPAPNLPTGPILQPGDPNWPNEWGSVGPNYVGDGGWELWGRMPGKCLDTGGTPSNPADYNTDRPAGGLPCNTPDAVDPEGAAGINTTGAWAQGNVGRDDVLVAYIEGGVNYSSNSIRDALNNVYLNKGELPYPQKRDGSDLGRHDYDGNGRFDIRDYQDDPRVNPDCAGNPDDSVKFAEGTTRTCINGGQHEYIHKVNINGPKTAYLSPDDLVAVFGKCRITDGRVANCPNDGRFDNDGNGYPNDVSGWNAYHNTNDPQTDNLDYDHASGLMSDIAGQMNNNFSGMGGCPQCRVIPIKSGAESIGKADGLAPAITYAVDIGADAVSSVVVSYAYSSALREAVAYAVKKNVLMSMDSNDFDSMDHTDGHLFDDVFPGNGLVRAKDGSGKVQTYRGRGTVTSYGTHSIFSGNSATTSGATPFQAAFLAMVQSAARNAVDQSLYPRELTVNEVKQVLINTMSPIVPETDYPQIPKQWPGNPDSKTDATHTNWSTQYGYGRPNIGKATKLVMDGKVPPTARLTSPGWYRYVDPSRQKSVQVKGSVQPSAWGSQGVAWTLEWAFGADPKDSDFKTISTGKSGKSGVLGTISTKALAAYAKKTPGVTLPPKGPEQYTVSVRLRARDGNGLKGEDRRSFGARTDRGLAPGYPKSIGTEMSAAPTFADLQGRGRLDLVFGTYDGVVNAIGPDGKQAKNFPLKTRQLRYVDSNLPQGFPSEAYRSVRALRETRDPISGIAIGDLEGRGDQSIVATTFSGWTYAWSATTGKLRSGFPAKPDPQYNSLPSPTPSAQSPGQPEGPGSRLPIRGNWSAPVLANLTGNGKLSILTTSFDGHLYAWQPNGQAVPGWPVEVKLPASQANAIEAGKYVRDPKLIQPPAVGDVLGTGTDQVFLPSFECDKKTGAVFLYGIQSDGNDHAGGAFMPGWPVKSGGMAGCYQESIDFVQEGGNGATIADVDGSGTQRIAFTAAGGFPQIINADGSIFKNLSGSCKTTTCKGIPPYYLPDGMVIGLSGQSAFGDMTGNGKLNYAQSVAGGTSLMQAFDADGTALLAHVYDSVWDPVSGAQLPDFPTDQDGFAFYSSPLITGLGSGKSRSMISSNDSYWIHARGPDGKEAPGFPKWTGQWTGFGGAVGDPKANGSQYLAYGTREGQLFLWKVGGKAERNDQWWKYRHDEHNSGRFGNDTRPPAGAAVKIRRTGSKAVLTWKAAGDNGVSNGKVRTLQIYRSKKAVTVAGLGKAKRLKAGIAAPGRTQRLTVKLGKKKTAWIAIRTRDRAGNWSPLTRVKIKKYNAGPTIRKCKKKFKKNRKKRVRCISRAKRG, encoded by the coding sequence TTGAGCGTTAGAAGAGTCATTGCATTGCTGGCCTGCCTGCTGGCCCCTGTCGGCATTCAGACCGCATCCGCGGCCGCCGACCCGGCCCCGAACCTCCCGACCGGACCGATCCTTCAGCCCGGCGACCCCAACTGGCCGAACGAGTGGGGCTCGGTCGGACCCAACTACGTCGGCGACGGCGGCTGGGAACTCTGGGGCAGGATGCCCGGCAAGTGCCTCGACACCGGGGGCACCCCTTCCAACCCGGCCGACTACAACACCGACCGTCCTGCCGGCGGGTTGCCGTGCAACACACCCGACGCGGTCGACCCCGAGGGGGCTGCCGGCATCAACACCACCGGCGCCTGGGCCCAGGGCAACGTCGGCCGGGACGACGTCCTGGTCGCCTACATCGAGGGCGGAGTCAACTACAGCTCGAACTCGATCCGGGACGCGCTCAACAACGTCTACCTGAACAAGGGTGAGCTCCCCTATCCGCAGAAGCGCGACGGCAGCGACCTCGGTCGACACGACTACGACGGCAACGGCCGTTTCGACATTCGTGACTACCAGGACGACCCGCGCGTCAACCCGGACTGTGCCGGCAACCCGGATGACAGCGTCAAGTTCGCCGAGGGAACCACCCGCACCTGCATCAACGGCGGCCAGCACGAGTACATCCACAAGGTGAACATCAACGGCCCGAAGACCGCCTACCTCTCCCCCGATGACCTGGTCGCTGTCTTCGGCAAGTGCAGGATCACCGACGGCCGGGTGGCGAACTGCCCCAACGACGGGCGCTTCGACAATGACGGCAACGGCTACCCCAACGACGTTTCCGGCTGGAACGCCTACCACAACACCAACGACCCCCAGACCGACAACCTCGACTACGACCATGCCTCCGGCCTGATGTCCGACATCGCCGGCCAGATGAACAACAACTTCAGCGGCATGGGCGGCTGCCCCCAGTGCCGGGTGATCCCGATCAAGTCCGGCGCGGAATCGATCGGCAAGGCCGACGGCCTCGCCCCCGCGATCACCTACGCGGTGGACATCGGGGCCGACGCGGTCTCCTCGGTGGTCGTCTCCTACGCCTACTCGAGTGCGCTCCGGGAAGCGGTTGCGTACGCGGTGAAGAAGAACGTCCTGATGTCGATGGACTCGAACGACTTCGACTCGATGGACCACACCGACGGGCACCTGTTTGATGATGTCTTCCCCGGCAACGGGCTGGTCCGGGCCAAGGACGGCAGCGGCAAGGTGCAGACCTACCGCGGTCGCGGAACGGTGACCAGCTACGGCACGCACTCGATCTTCTCCGGCAACAGCGCCACGACTTCGGGCGCGACCCCGTTCCAGGCCGCCTTCCTGGCAATGGTCCAGTCGGCCGCGAGAAACGCGGTCGATCAGAGCCTGTATCCGCGCGAACTGACGGTGAACGAGGTCAAGCAGGTGCTGATCAACACGATGAGCCCGATCGTTCCGGAAACCGACTACCCGCAGATCCCGAAACAGTGGCCCGGCAACCCGGACTCGAAGACCGACGCGACCCACACGAACTGGTCCACCCAGTACGGCTACGGGCGCCCGAACATCGGCAAGGCAACCAAGCTGGTCATGGACGGCAAGGTGCCGCCGACCGCCCGACTGACCTCCCCCGGCTGGTACCGGTACGTCGATCCGAGCCGCCAGAAGAGCGTTCAGGTGAAGGGCTCCGTCCAGCCGTCCGCCTGGGGATCGCAGGGCGTGGCCTGGACCCTGGAGTGGGCCTTCGGGGCCGACCCCAAGGACTCCGATTTCAAGACCATCTCGACCGGCAAGAGCGGCAAGTCCGGGGTGCTGGGGACGATCAGCACCAAGGCTCTGGCCGCCTACGCGAAGAAGACGCCCGGCGTGACCCTGCCGCCGAAGGGACCGGAGCAGTACACAGTCTCGGTCCGCCTCCGCGCCCGGGACGGCAACGGGCTCAAGGGCGAGGACCGGCGTTCGTTCGGCGCCCGCACCGACCGGGGCCTGGCCCCGGGCTACCCGAAGTCGATCGGGACCGAAATGAGCGCCGCCCCGACCTTCGCCGACCTCCAGGGCCGCGGCCGGCTTGACCTGGTCTTCGGCACCTACGACGGAGTGGTCAACGCGATCGGCCCGGACGGCAAGCAGGCGAAGAACTTCCCCCTGAAGACCCGCCAGCTCCGCTACGTCGACTCGAACCTGCCGCAGGGCTTCCCCAGTGAGGCCTACAGGTCCGTCCGAGCCCTGCGCGAAACCCGGGACCCGATCAGCGGCATCGCGATCGGGGACCTCGAAGGCCGGGGCGACCAGTCGATCGTGGCAACCACATTCTCCGGCTGGACCTACGCCTGGAGTGCCACCACCGGCAAGCTCCGCTCCGGCTTCCCGGCCAAGCCCGACCCGCAGTACAACTCCCTGCCCTCACCGACCCCGTCGGCCCAGTCGCCGGGTCAGCCGGAGGGACCGGGCAGCCGTTTGCCGATTCGCGGCAACTGGTCCGCGCCGGTGCTGGCCAACCTCACCGGAAACGGCAAACTCTCGATTCTCACCACATCGTTCGACGGTCATCTCTACGCCTGGCAGCCCAACGGCCAGGCGGTCCCGGGCTGGCCGGTGGAAGTGAAACTGCCGGCATCCCAGGCCAACGCGATCGAGGCCGGCAAGTACGTCCGCGATCCGAAGCTGATCCAGCCTCCGGCGGTCGGCGACGTGCTCGGGACCGGCACCGACCAGGTCTTCCTGCCGAGCTTCGAGTGTGACAAGAAGACCGGGGCGGTATTCCTGTACGGGATCCAGTCCGACGGCAACGACCATGCCGGCGGGGCATTCATGCCCGGGTGGCCGGTGAAGTCGGGCGGTATGGCCGGCTGCTACCAGGAGTCGATCGACTTCGTCCAGGAGGGCGGCAACGGCGCCACGATCGCCGATGTCGACGGCTCCGGGACGCAGCGGATCGCCTTCACCGCCGCCGGCGGGTTCCCCCAGATCATCAACGCGGACGGCAGCATCTTCAAGAACCTGTCCGGATCATGCAAGACGACCACCTGCAAGGGGATCCCGCCCTACTACCTGCCGGACGGCATGGTGATCGGCCTCTCCGGCCAGTCCGCCTTTGGCGACATGACCGGCAACGGCAAGTTGAACTACGCGCAGTCGGTGGCCGGCGGCACCAGCCTGATGCAGGCATTCGACGCCGACGGCACCGCGCTGCTCGCCCACGTATACGACTCGGTCTGGGATCCGGTGAGCGGCGCACAGCTGCCGGACTTCCCGACCGACCAGGACGGTTTCGCCTTCTACTCCTCCCCGCTGATCACCGGACTCGGCAGCGGCAAGAGCCGTTCGATGATCTCCTCGAACGACTCGTACTGGATCCATGCCCGCGGACCGGACGGCAAGGAAGCTCCCGGATTCCCGAAGTGGACCGGCCAGTGGACCGGATTCGGCGGTGCCGTCGGTGATCCGAAAGCGAACGGCAGCCAGTATCTGGCCTATGGCACCCGGGAAGGGCAGCTCTTCCTCTGGAAGGTCGGCGGCAAGGCCGAACGCAACGACCAGTGGTGGAAGTACCGCCACGACGAACACAACTCGGGCCGCTTCGGAAACGACACCCGTCCTCCGGCCGGGGCCGCCGTGAAGATCAGGCGGACCGGCAGCAAGGCCGTCCTCACCTGGAAGGCAGCCGGAGACAACGGCGTCTCGAACGGCAAGGTCAGGACCCTGCAGATCTACCGCTCGAAGAAGGCGGTCACGGTCGCCGGTCTCGGCAAGGCGAAACGGCTCAAGGCCGGGATCGCCGCCCCGGGCAGGACCCAGCGGCTGACCGTGAAGCTCGGCAAGAAGAAGACCGCCTGGATCGCGATCCGTACTCGCGACAGGGCCGGAAACTGGTCCCCGCTGACCAGAGTCAAGATCAAGAAGTACAACGCAGGGCCGACGATCAGGAAGTGCAAGAAGAAGTTCAAGAAGAACAGGAAGAAGCGGGTCCGCTGCATCAGCCGAGCCAAGCGCGGCTGA
- a CDS encoding RDD family protein — protein sequence MTESEDAESETIESPDSGTDRSLAGRLVAGGAGRAQRVASATGLGQTLETAIEEAIVRAVESEATERAVGRILNGPVVEQAVEQALRSPAVEQAILDVVDSDLTDRVWARVLDSEETQKLIEHIAGSPEIRNAIAAHGIGLVDQIGGGVASVSRLVDSLVERVAWRLTFRKPRTDPTDRVGVVTRALALAIDALIVNIGLVSATAIFGILTSFLGLNIDPDSRSTAVVGATTWFGLASVYLFTFWALSGQTPGMRFLNIEIKPGNGLGGRPAFRRLVGFWLCVLPFCLGFLGVLLSRDRRGFHDRLGRTEVLYEPVETFENPSPPAIGESTPEAEAPDPPGG from the coding sequence GTGACCGAGTCGGAGGATGCCGAGTCCGAAACCATCGAGTCTCCCGACTCCGGGACCGACCGGTCCCTGGCCGGACGGCTGGTCGCCGGTGGGGCCGGAAGGGCGCAGCGCGTGGCTTCGGCGACCGGCCTCGGCCAGACGCTGGAGACCGCGATCGAGGAGGCGATCGTCAGGGCAGTCGAAAGCGAGGCGACCGAACGCGCGGTCGGCCGCATCCTCAACGGTCCGGTGGTCGAACAGGCGGTCGAACAGGCACTGCGGAGTCCGGCGGTCGAACAGGCGATTCTCGACGTGGTCGACTCGGACCTGACCGACCGGGTCTGGGCCCGGGTCCTCGACAGCGAGGAGACCCAGAAGCTGATCGAACACATCGCCGGCTCGCCCGAGATCCGCAATGCGATCGCCGCCCACGGGATCGGCCTGGTCGATCAGATCGGCGGCGGGGTGGCCTCGGTCAGCCGCCTGGTCGACTCCCTGGTGGAACGGGTGGCCTGGCGGCTCACATTCCGCAAGCCCCGGACCGACCCGACCGATCGGGTAGGCGTGGTGACCCGGGCCCTGGCCCTCGCGATCGACGCCCTGATCGTGAACATCGGGCTGGTCAGCGCCACCGCGATCTTCGGCATTCTCACCTCCTTCCTCGGACTCAACATCGATCCGGACAGCCGTTCGACGGCCGTGGTCGGAGCGACCACCTGGTTCGGGCTCGCCTCGGTCTATCTGTTCACCTTCTGGGCGCTCTCCGGCCAGACCCCGGGGATGCGTTTCCTCAACATCGAGATCAAGCCCGGGAACGGCCTCGGAGGTCGCCCTGCCTTCCGCCGGCTGGTCGGCTTCTGGCTGTGCGTGCTCCCGTTCTGCCTCGGCTTCCTCGGCGTCCTTCTGAGCCGAGATCGTCGCGGCTTCCACGACCGGCTGGGCCGGACCGAGGTGCTCTACGAACCGGTGGAGACATTCGAAAACCCGTCGCCTCCCGCGATTGGGGAGTCGACGCCCGAGGCGGAAGCGCCGGATCCCCCCGGCGGCTGA